One window of Scyliorhinus canicula chromosome 28, sScyCan1.1, whole genome shotgun sequence genomic DNA carries:
- the rnf41 gene encoding E3 ubiquitin-protein ligase NRDP1 isoform X2: MRNMLSKLQITCDNASYGCTAVVRLDQLTSHLNDCEHNPKRPVTCEQGCGLEMPKDELPNHNCTKHLRTVVLQQQGKIAELEKASAEHKHQLAEQKRDIQLLKAYMRAIRSANPNLQNLEETIEYNEILEWVNSLQPARVTRWGGMISTPDAVLQAVIKRSLIDSGCPMSIVNDLIENAHERNWPQGLATLETRQMNRRYYENYVAKRIPGKQAVVVMACENQHMGEDMIMEPGLVMIFAHGVEEIF; the protein is encoded by the exons ATGCGGAACATGCTGTCCAAACTGCAGATCACCTGCGACAACGCCAGCTACGGCtgcacggctgtggtgcggctTGACCAGTTGACCTCTCACCTTAACGATTGCGAGCACAATCCAAAGCGCCCTGTGACGTGTGAGCAGGGATGCGG ATTAGAAATGCCCAAAGATGAACTACCAAACCACAACTGTACCAAACACCTTCGCACTGTGGTGCTTCAGCAACAGGGGAAGATCGCAGAGCTGGAGAAAGCTTCAGCGGAACATAAACATCAGCTGGCAGAGCAG AAACGAGACATTCAACTTTTGAAAGCGTACATGAGGGCTATCCGCAGTGCAAACCCAAACCtacagaacctggaggaaaccattgAGTACAATGAGATCCTAGA GTGGGTCAATTCACTGCAACCTGCTAGAGTAACCCGCTGGGGTGGCATGATCTCCACCCCTGATGCAGTTCTGCAAGCAGTCATTAAACGGTCTCTCATAGACAGCGGGTGCCCAATGTCCATAGTCAATGACCTCATCGAAAACGCACATGAGAGGAACTGGCCTCAGGGTCTGGCCACCTTAGAGACTCGTCAAATGAACCGCAGGTACTACGAGAACTATGTAGCTAAACGAATCCCAGGGAAGCAGGCAGTGGTGGTAATGGCGTGCGAGAACCAGCACATGGGAGAGGACATGATCATGGAGCCTGgtttggtgatgatctttgctcACGGCGTGGAGGAAATCTTTTAA
- the rnf41 gene encoding E3 ubiquitin-protein ligase NRDP1 isoform X1: MGYDVNRFQGEVDEDLICPICSWVLEEPVQAPHCEHAFCNACITQWFSQQQTCPVDRSVVTLAHLRPVPRIMRNMLSKLQITCDNASYGCTAVVRLDQLTSHLNDCEHNPKRPVTCEQGCGLEMPKDELPNHNCTKHLRTVVLQQQGKIAELEKASAEHKHQLAEQKRDIQLLKAYMRAIRSANPNLQNLEETIEYNEILEWVNSLQPARVTRWGGMISTPDAVLQAVIKRSLIDSGCPMSIVNDLIENAHERNWPQGLATLETRQMNRRYYENYVAKRIPGKQAVVVMACENQHMGEDMIMEPGLVMIFAHGVEEIF; encoded by the exons ATGGGGTACGACGTCAATCGGTTTCAGGGCGAGGTGGATGAAGATTTGATTTGTCCGATTTGTAGCTGGGTTTTGGAAGAGCCTGTGCAA GCGCCACACTGTGAGCATGCGTTTTGCAATGCCTGCATCACCCAGTGGTTCTCCCAGCAGCAGACCTGCCCTGTGGATCGCAGCGTGGTTACCCTAGCCCACCTTCGACCTGTCCCCCGCATCATGCGGAACATGCTGTCCAAACTGCAGATCACCTGCGACAACGCCAGCTACGGCtgcacggctgtggtgcggctTGACCAGTTGACCTCTCACCTTAACGATTGCGAGCACAATCCAAAGCGCCCTGTGACGTGTGAGCAGGGATGCGG ATTAGAAATGCCCAAAGATGAACTACCAAACCACAACTGTACCAAACACCTTCGCACTGTGGTGCTTCAGCAACAGGGGAAGATCGCAGAGCTGGAGAAAGCTTCAGCGGAACATAAACATCAGCTGGCAGAGCAG AAACGAGACATTCAACTTTTGAAAGCGTACATGAGGGCTATCCGCAGTGCAAACCCAAACCtacagaacctggaggaaaccattgAGTACAATGAGATCCTAGA GTGGGTCAATTCACTGCAACCTGCTAGAGTAACCCGCTGGGGTGGCATGATCTCCACCCCTGATGCAGTTCTGCAAGCAGTCATTAAACGGTCTCTCATAGACAGCGGGTGCCCAATGTCCATAGTCAATGACCTCATCGAAAACGCACATGAGAGGAACTGGCCTCAGGGTCTGGCCACCTTAGAGACTCGTCAAATGAACCGCAGGTACTACGAGAACTATGTAGCTAAACGAATCCCAGGGAAGCAGGCAGTGGTGGTAATGGCGTGCGAGAACCAGCACATGGGAGAGGACATGATCATGGAGCCTGgtttggtgatgatctttgctcACGGCGTGGAGGAAATCTTTTAA